The sequence below is a genomic window from Thermodesulfobacteriota bacterium.
AACTTATACACCCCGATAGATAAAAAGCCTAAAAGCGTTTCCCCAGGTGAACTAAAAAGGATTAGAAATATCACAGGAAACCCGAATGTTTCTGTTCTTGTCGACGTATATAATGAGGACTGGAATGAGATAGGTTTTATTATTATTCATGGTACTGCCGAGGTAATCGATAGCGGAAAGGAATATCGAGAATCTTTAAGAATCCTTAGCGAAAAGTACATTCAATATAGACAAATGAATCTTTCAGAATTAGGCCTGCCAGTAATCAAGATCAGCCCAAATCGTATCATATCTTGGGGTAAAATATAGAAACATCAGATGATAAGATCCCCGTTTGAGTTTAAAACAGATGATTACGGCCGGTGTCGGGAACCATGATAAGGGGAGATTTCAACTATATTATCGGCATTACCCAGGGTTGTCAGCCCGTAGGTGATCCTTTGGTTATTACAAAGTGTGAAAACAATATTATAATCGAGCTCGACAATAAACCCGCATACGAGGTTTTGAAAGGGCATGTCCCACAAACAATACTTGAAAACCCCAATGATCTTATACGCACCTTATTTATCGGATTCAGCCCCGATCCGGAAGGCAGAGAAATAGTTGGAAGAGATTATCTAATCAGAAATATCCTGGGAATTGACCCCGAAACAGGGATCATATGTGTCGCCCAGAATGTAAGAGATGGACAGACAATTACATTTGCCATCAGGAATCCTCAAATGGCGCGTGAGGACCTTAAACAAATGCTAGAACGTATTAAATCTTCTACCAACCCCGAGAAACCCTTTAAGTTCGGCTTATATTTCAACTGTTGTGCAAGGGGCTCATCACTTTACGCGCAGAAAGGTATCGACATGGCATACATAAGTCACTACCTCGAGGATGTACCAATAATCGGCTTTTTCGGAAACTCGGAATTCGCAAACCTGCATGGTAAGAATCATCTATTCACATATACTGGCGTATTAGCGTTGATTTCAGAGTAACATAATAAAAGTGTCAAACTCTAACTCAGTAATTGGGGAATCTTCAAAATTGTCATTTCTGTAAAAGCCAGCTATTTCGGGGACGGAATTTTTAAAAGGATTTTCTTCACCTATATCATTTTTTTTCTAACTTCTTTGTCTTGATACTGAATAGATCCTGACCTATCGTCAGGACATGGTTCAGCACAGGTACAAAGAAGCAATCCTTCGGCCTTGCTCAGGACTAGGCTGTCCCCTTGTTGTCATTCCCTAATTCCTTAATAGGGAATCCATGCTTTTACCTCTGGATCCCCGACTACTGATTTCGGGGATGACATAACAACAAAAAATTTAATTCAGCCGCAACCCGCAAATTTTTTCTACGTCTTCGCTCCTGATTTTCTTAACGCAATTTTTGGAATGCCGTTCAAGTCCTTTTCATTCTGAAAAGGATTAATGAAGACAAATCTATTCATGAAATTGTAGGAATTCTCTCCACGAAATATCTAACATCTACAATTGCGAGCCAATGGAGAAATTTTTCTCATCAAAAACATTTTCCCCCATTGGGTTAATCGCCCAATTCA
It includes:
- a CDS encoding TIGR03668 family PPOX class F420-dependent oxidoreductase, which translates into the protein MTNSRVLPTEREYIFIQSQRIARMATVDRSGKPLVLPICYAYDGTNLYTPIDKKPKSVSPGELKRIRNITGNPNVSVLVDVYNEDWNEIGFIIIHGTAEVIDSGKEYRESLRILSEKYIQYRQMNLSELGLPVIKISPNRIISWGKI
- a CDS encoding FIST C-terminal domain-containing protein; translated protein: MIRGDFNYIIGITQGCQPVGDPLVITKCENNIIIELDNKPAYEVLKGHVPQTILENPNDLIRTLFIGFSPDPEGREIVGRDYLIRNILGIDPETGIICVAQNVRDGQTITFAIRNPQMAREDLKQMLERIKSSTNPEKPFKFGLYFNCCARGSSLYAQKGIDMAYISHYLEDVPIIGFFGNSEFANLHGKNHLFTYTGVLALISE